Proteins encoded in a region of the Streptomyces akebiae genome:
- a CDS encoding fatty acid desaturase family protein, which translates to MTAIDPTAHLTAEQIEELGRELDAIRDEVLADRGEKDAAYIRKVISAQRKLELVSRGVLLFSIFPPAWLIGTAGLSVAKIMDNMEIGHNILHGQWDWMRDPKIHSTTWEWDHVSPADQWKHSHNELHHTYTNVIGKDNDLGYGIMRVDEDQRWHPFHLGQPLWNFINACFFEYGIAAYDLELGKNLHKRRRKNPEFRARARAVGRKIRKQVLKDYVIHPLLSGPSFLTTLAATFTANLVRNLWTHSVIMCGHFPEGVQVFERRSIKGETRGQWYLRQMMGSANISGSKAMHFMTGNLSHQIEHHLFPDLPSNRYAEVAVKVRALFEKYELEYVTGPLPKQVFSAWHKVFRLSLPNKKPKVETPDREQELVAA; encoded by the coding sequence TTGACCGCCATCGACCCCACCGCCCACCTGACCGCGGAGCAGATCGAGGAGCTCGGCCGCGAGCTGGACGCGATCCGCGACGAGGTTCTCGCCGACCGCGGCGAGAAGGACGCCGCCTACATCCGCAAGGTCATCTCGGCGCAGCGCAAGCTCGAGCTGGTCAGCAGGGGCGTGCTGCTGTTCTCGATCTTCCCGCCCGCGTGGCTGATCGGCACCGCCGGTCTGTCCGTGGCGAAGATCATGGACAACATGGAGATCGGCCACAACATCCTGCACGGCCAGTGGGACTGGATGCGGGACCCGAAGATCCACTCCACCACCTGGGAGTGGGATCACGTCTCGCCGGCCGACCAGTGGAAGCACTCGCACAACGAGCTGCACCACACGTACACCAACGTGATCGGCAAGGACAACGACCTCGGCTACGGCATCATGCGCGTCGACGAGGACCAGCGGTGGCACCCGTTCCACCTCGGCCAGCCGCTGTGGAACTTCATCAACGCCTGCTTCTTCGAGTACGGCATCGCCGCGTACGACCTGGAACTCGGCAAGAACCTTCACAAGCGCCGCCGCAAGAACCCGGAGTTCCGCGCGCGGGCCAGGGCCGTGGGCCGCAAGATCCGCAAGCAGGTGCTCAAGGACTACGTGATCCACCCGCTGTTGTCGGGCCCGTCGTTCCTCACCACGCTCGCCGCCACGTTCACCGCGAACCTGGTCCGCAACCTCTGGACCCACTCGGTGATCATGTGCGGGCACTTCCCCGAGGGCGTGCAGGTCTTCGAGCGCCGGTCGATCAAGGGCGAGACCCGCGGCCAGTGGTACCTGCGCCAGATGATGGGCTCGGCGAACATCAGCGGCAGCAAGGCCATGCACTTCATGACCGGCAACCTGTCGCACCAGATCGAGCACCACCTGTTCCCGGACCTGCCGAGCAACCGGTACGCCGAGGTCGCGGTGAAGGTGCGCGCGTTGTTCGAGAAGTACGAGCTGGAGTACGTCACCGGGCCGCTGCCCAAGCAGGTGTTCTCCGCGTGGCACAAGGTCTTCCGGCTCTCCCTGCCGAACAAGAAGCCCAAGGTCGAGACCCCGGACCGCGAGCAGGAACTCGTCGCGGCCTGA
- a CDS encoding ferredoxin reductase: MTSAALRSRAWKMLEMVTTPLLPSDYLDLVSPLRAGADLRGRIEAVHPETRDAATIVIRPGRGWRGHTAGQYVRVGVDVDGVRLWRAYSLTSPTHRQDGRVSITVKAIPGGKVSNHLVRRAKPGTLIQLDQATGDFVLPAAKPAKVLYLTAGSGITPVMGMLRDTEFDDVVMVHSAPQPQDVIFRDDLHRLVADKKLRLTELHTDTDGMLDISRLDELVPDWAERETWACGPAGLLDAAEEHWTAHGVRERLHTERFRPSIVAVGDGGEVTFSTTGKTADADGATPLLDVGEEAGVLMPSGCRMGICFGCVTPLKAGAVRDLRTGEITEAEPGVLIQTCVSAAAGPCDIER, from the coding sequence ATGACGAGTGCAGCCCTCCGCAGCAGGGCGTGGAAAATGCTGGAGATGGTCACGACGCCGCTGCTGCCGTCGGACTACCTCGACCTGGTCAGCCCGCTGCGTGCGGGCGCCGACCTGCGGGGGCGCATCGAGGCCGTGCACCCCGAGACGCGTGACGCCGCGACCATCGTGATCAGGCCGGGACGGGGCTGGCGCGGCCACACAGCCGGTCAGTACGTGCGGGTCGGGGTCGACGTCGACGGGGTGCGCCTGTGGCGTGCCTACTCGCTCACCTCGCCGACACACCGCCAGGACGGCCGCGTCTCGATCACCGTGAAGGCGATCCCGGGCGGCAAGGTCAGCAACCATCTGGTCCGCAGGGCGAAACCGGGCACGCTGATCCAGCTCGACCAGGCGACCGGTGACTTCGTGCTGCCGGCGGCCAAGCCCGCCAAGGTGCTCTATCTGACGGCGGGCAGCGGCATCACGCCTGTGATGGGCATGCTGCGCGACACCGAGTTCGACGACGTCGTCATGGTCCACTCCGCGCCACAGCCGCAAGACGTGATCTTCCGCGACGATCTGCACCGCCTGGTCGCGGACAAGAAGCTGCGTCTCACCGAGCTGCACACCGACACGGACGGCATGCTCGACATCTCCCGTCTCGACGAACTCGTGCCCGACTGGGCCGAGCGAGAGACCTGGGCCTGCGGGCCCGCGGGCCTGCTCGACGCCGCCGAGGAGCACTGGACCGCGCACGGTGTCCGAGAGCGCCTGCACACCGAGCGCTTCCGCCCCAGCATCGTCGCCGTCGGCGACGGTGGCGAGGTCACGTTCAGCACCACCGGCAAGACCGCCGACGCGGACGGCGCGACGCCGTTGCTGGACGTCGGCGAGGAGGCCGGCGTGCTCATGCCGTCCGGGTGCCGCATGGGCATCTGCTTCGGCTGCGTCACGCCGCTCAAGGCGGGCGCCGTCCGCGACCTGCGCACCGGCGAGATCACCGAGGCCGAGCCTGGCGTCCTCATCCAGACCTGCGTGTCCGCCGCGGCGGGCCCCTGCGACATCGAACGGTAG
- a CDS encoding PucR family transcriptional regulator yields MSHVIRRATELALDETTVAALRAALRTTADEVVQAIIDEVPPYANALSGRMGGTIRRAVRTALGHYLDVASGNASGGDAGDAAYELGRGEVRDGRSMDALLSAYRVGARVAWRCLAAGAVPAGLPAAEVAKFAELTFAYIDELSAASAAGHADELAARGRVHERHLEQLVRDLLTGASPDVLQASVQRAGWQPPVSLTAVLLPAAQARPAYRVLDPSTLVLDDLPDSLGVLLVPDADRSHLLRQLADRTAVVGPARPWTRASASYARAVRARSLSSDIRDTEEHLPELVLSADRDALADLRARALAPLRTLPAATARRLEETLRAWLLHQGRRDEVAAALFVHPQTVRYRMSQLRELFPDLGSPHRVLELTLAVGLRDG; encoded by the coding sequence ATGAGCCATGTGATCCGGAGGGCCACCGAACTGGCCCTGGATGAGACGACGGTCGCCGCGCTTCGGGCCGCGCTGAGGACCACCGCCGACGAGGTCGTCCAGGCGATCATCGATGAGGTCCCTCCTTACGCCAACGCCCTGTCGGGCCGCATGGGCGGCACCATCCGCCGAGCCGTCCGCACCGCCCTGGGGCACTACCTGGACGTGGCGAGCGGGAACGCCTCGGGCGGCGACGCCGGTGACGCGGCCTACGAGCTGGGCCGCGGCGAGGTGCGCGACGGCCGTTCGATGGACGCCCTGCTCAGCGCCTACCGCGTCGGCGCCCGCGTGGCCTGGCGATGCCTGGCCGCGGGCGCCGTACCCGCGGGTCTGCCCGCCGCCGAGGTCGCCAAGTTCGCCGAGCTGACCTTCGCCTACATCGACGAGCTCTCCGCCGCGAGCGCCGCGGGCCACGCCGACGAACTGGCCGCCCGGGGCCGGGTGCATGAGCGCCACCTGGAACAACTGGTCCGCGACCTCCTCACCGGCGCGAGCCCGGACGTGCTGCAGGCCTCTGTCCAACGGGCAGGGTGGCAGCCTCCGGTCTCGCTGACCGCGGTCCTGCTGCCCGCCGCCCAGGCCCGGCCCGCCTACCGCGTGCTCGACCCGAGCACCCTCGTCCTCGACGATCTGCCGGACTCCTTGGGCGTGCTGCTCGTCCCCGATGCCGACCGATCACATCTGTTGAGGCAACTGGCCGACCGGACAGCCGTGGTCGGCCCGGCCCGGCCATGGACTCGCGCGTCCGCCTCGTACGCACGAGCCGTACGCGCGCGCTCCCTCTCCTCCGACATTCGCGACACCGAGGAGCACCTGCCCGAGCTGGTACTGAGCGCCGACCGGGACGCGCTCGCGGACCTGCGCGCCCGAGCCCTCGCGCCGCTGCGGACCCTGCCTGCCGCGACCGCGCGGCGGCTGGAGGAGACCTTGCGGGCGTGGCTGCTGCACCAGGGCAGGCGGGACGAGGTGGCGGCGGCGTTGTTCGTCCATCCCCAGACCGTCCGCTACCGGATGTCGCAGCTGCGGGAGCTGTTTCCGGACCTCGGGTCGCCGCACCGGGTTCTTGAACTGACGCTGGCGGTCGGTCTTCGGGACGGCTGA
- a CDS encoding ferritin-like domain-containing protein has product MTSLLEYRSNRIVELMEEPAERRDADWLKESLQQAMMLELTTLPPYLSAMWSIEPQSGDVLKAFKRIVFDEMSHLGLAGNMLTTIGGVPRLGDAHTVPKYPGPLPGGVRPSLNVCLSGLSKESLALFAQIEEPDDPIAEARSHTSIGAFYTAILEAFQDHAELITGAHQLERNMQHHGAGNSLVALNSLADVEAAIEVIKEQGEGTAASPENPHPGVTDELAHFYVFRELFRGRKLVRVAEDPDRWEFTGDVIAMPGTRPMGTVPDGGWGAPGQPTPDAETQALLDQGNQAYSRMLDLLEDAWQANDPDTATGLLDEAVFKMVGLKGPARALMIREIPGGDGRTYGPEFRYIAD; this is encoded by the coding sequence ATGACGTCGCTTCTCGAATACCGGAGCAACCGGATCGTCGAACTGATGGAGGAGCCCGCCGAGCGCCGCGACGCCGACTGGCTGAAGGAATCGCTTCAGCAGGCGATGATGCTGGAACTCACCACACTTCCCCCGTACTTGTCCGCGATGTGGTCCATCGAGCCCCAGAGCGGGGATGTGTTGAAGGCTTTCAAGCGGATCGTCTTCGACGAGATGTCCCACCTCGGCCTCGCCGGGAACATGCTCACCACCATCGGCGGAGTCCCCCGCCTCGGCGACGCGCACACGGTGCCGAAGTACCCCGGTCCGCTGCCCGGCGGCGTACGCCCGTCGCTGAACGTCTGCCTGAGCGGGCTGTCGAAGGAGTCCCTGGCTCTGTTCGCGCAGATCGAGGAGCCCGACGACCCGATCGCGGAGGCCCGGTCGCACACCTCCATCGGCGCGTTCTACACCGCGATCCTGGAGGCGTTCCAGGATCACGCGGAGCTGATCACCGGGGCTCACCAGCTCGAACGGAACATGCAGCACCATGGCGCGGGAAACAGCCTCGTGGCACTCAACTCGCTCGCCGACGTCGAGGCGGCCATCGAGGTGATCAAGGAGCAGGGCGAGGGCACCGCCGCCTCGCCCGAGAACCCGCACCCCGGCGTGACCGACGAGCTCGCCCACTTCTACGTCTTCCGGGAACTCTTCCGCGGTCGCAAGCTGGTCAGGGTCGCCGAGGACCCGGACCGATGGGAGTTCACCGGAGACGTCATCGCGATGCCCGGCACCCGCCCGATGGGCACGGTGCCCGACGGCGGCTGGGGAGCGCCGGGGCAGCCGACCCCCGACGCCGAGACACAGGCCCTGCTGGACCAGGGCAACCAGGCGTACAGCCGGATGCTGGACCTGCTGGAGGACGCCTGGCAGGCGAACGACCCGGACACGGCGACCGGCCTCCTCGACGAAGCCGTCTTCAAGATGGTCGGTCTCAAGGGACCGGCTCGGGCCCTGATGATCCGCGAAATCCCCGGCGGTGACGGCAGGACCTACGGACCGGAGTTCCGGTACATCGCCGACTAG
- a CDS encoding glycosyl hydrolase 115 family protein, which translates to MAAVGVAPLLPGVLPSPARAASSDDVAGFPLLRDGVVVDLFVDPADDPAVARAAGDLQADMERVGGVRPRLLRTPPQEASLLVLVGTIGASPAIDRLIADRRLDVSRVKGRWEASVTQVVDRPLPGVERALVIAGSDRRGTVYGVYDTSERIGVSPWHWWADVPVERRDTVTVPSGTRKRYEPSVRYRGIFINDEQNLTTWSHRTQEPDKHIGPETYRRVFELLLRLKANYLWPAMHPYSDFFNKHRANPELADHYGIVVGSSHPEAMLRNGVHEWDPWAKEHPAADGSLPVYDYTVNPAVISDYWRARARQNAGYESSWTLGMRGLHDSALETKHATTLAEKVVVMNDIIADQRRLLAEEVGTAAEPQIFIPYKEVLDLYNAGVQVPDDVTLIWPDDNHGNMRQLPDEAERRRPGGNGIYYHLSYWGRPKSYLWLDTTQLAKIWQELRRVYEHGADRMWIFNVGDIKSIETGLSFSMDMAWDVDRWDAGEVEGFLVEWAGRQFGRRHGAEIAAIRTEYYRLAAELRPEFVARGLLSVVHHGDEAGRRMSAYDRLLQRVRALGAKLPEAYRDAFYELVEYPVHGAYLMNLKFYWAERNALAVRQGRGAGANRFADLSDAAHAEEAAITRRYNTEVAGGKWNGIVNPYPSQIPKAPGRPSVTRVARKETSGLGVAAEGNETGTGRPLSFSSYTRDRRFVDVFNTGFLPLDWAAEASHPWVRLSTSGGTMTEQTRVSVEIDWERVPEGAHEATVTVTGAGSSFDVPLRVLNDGRRARRRARGFVEAHGYVSMDAAHYDHRVARGGARWRTVRGLGRRTAAMEAAPSTAAPITEELTTRAPELSYRVRFAGTGDFRVTVFRLPSLDERGRRRVALALDDQPVAVLAGQAVATGNRGDAWARNVEDGIEKLTTTVTVTEPGEHVLRLFMVDPAIAVDQIVIDTGGLPVTYLAPPESYHHSFNPDPAPEDAPGLPDTPGR; encoded by the coding sequence ATGGCGGCAGTCGGTGTGGCCCCGCTGCTACCCGGGGTGCTGCCCTCGCCGGCCCGGGCCGCCTCGTCGGACGATGTCGCCGGCTTCCCTCTGCTGCGGGACGGCGTGGTCGTCGACCTGTTCGTCGACCCGGCCGACGATCCCGCCGTGGCCCGCGCGGCCGGGGACCTCCAGGCTGACATGGAGCGGGTCGGCGGGGTGCGTCCGCGACTGCTGCGCACCCCGCCCCAGGAAGCCTCACTCCTTGTCCTGGTGGGCACCATCGGCGCGAGCCCGGCCATCGACCGGCTCATCGCGGACCGGCGGCTGGACGTCTCCCGGGTGAAGGGCCGTTGGGAGGCGTCCGTGACCCAGGTCGTGGACCGCCCGCTGCCCGGCGTGGAACGCGCCCTGGTGATCGCCGGCAGCGACCGGCGCGGCACCGTCTACGGCGTCTACGACACCTCGGAGCGCATCGGGGTGTCGCCGTGGCACTGGTGGGCCGACGTTCCGGTCGAACGCCGCGACACGGTGACGGTCCCGTCGGGCACGCGGAAGCGGTACGAACCGTCCGTCCGCTACCGGGGCATCTTCATCAACGACGAGCAGAACCTCACCACCTGGTCCCACCGGACGCAGGAACCGGACAAGCACATCGGCCCCGAGACCTACCGACGCGTCTTCGAGCTGCTGCTCCGCCTCAAGGCCAACTACCTGTGGCCCGCCATGCATCCGTACTCCGACTTCTTCAACAAACACCGCGCGAACCCCGAACTGGCCGACCACTACGGCATCGTCGTCGGATCCAGCCATCCCGAGGCCATGCTGCGCAACGGCGTCCACGAGTGGGACCCCTGGGCCAAGGAGCACCCGGCCGCCGACGGCAGCCTGCCGGTGTACGACTACACGGTGAACCCCGCCGTCATCTCCGACTACTGGCGGGCGAGGGCGCGGCAGAACGCCGGCTACGAGAGCAGCTGGACCCTGGGGATGCGCGGTCTGCACGACAGCGCGCTGGAGACGAAGCACGCCACCACCCTCGCGGAGAAGGTCGTGGTGATGAACGACATCATCGCGGACCAGCGCCGCCTCCTGGCCGAGGAGGTGGGCACCGCGGCCGAACCGCAGATCTTCATCCCGTACAAGGAGGTCCTGGACCTGTACAACGCGGGTGTCCAGGTGCCCGACGACGTTACGCTGATCTGGCCGGACGACAACCACGGCAACATGCGCCAGCTCCCCGACGAGGCGGAGCGGCGGCGACCGGGCGGCAACGGCATCTACTACCACCTCTCCTACTGGGGCCGCCCCAAGAGCTATCTGTGGCTGGACACCACCCAACTCGCCAAGATCTGGCAGGAGTTGCGTCGGGTGTACGAGCACGGCGCCGACCGTATGTGGATCTTCAACGTGGGAGACATCAAGTCGATCGAGACCGGGCTGTCCTTCTCCATGGACATGGCCTGGGACGTGGACCGGTGGGACGCCGGCGAGGTGGAGGGCTTCCTCGTCGAATGGGCCGGGCGGCAGTTCGGACGCCGCCACGGCGCGGAGATCGCCGCGATCCGCACCGAGTACTACCGCCTCGCGGCGGAGCTGCGGCCGGAGTTCGTCGCCCGCGGTCTGCTCTCCGTGGTCCACCACGGCGACGAGGCGGGCCGCCGGATGTCCGCGTACGACCGCCTCCTTCAGCGGGTCCGCGCGCTCGGCGCCAAGCTGCCGGAGGCCTACCGTGACGCCTTCTACGAACTGGTCGAATACCCGGTCCACGGCGCCTACTTGATGAACCTGAAGTTCTACTGGGCGGAGCGCAACGCACTCGCGGTCCGCCAGGGGCGCGGGGCGGGCGCGAACCGTTTCGCGGACCTGTCCGACGCCGCCCACGCCGAGGAGGCGGCGATCACCAGGCGCTACAACACCGAGGTGGCCGGCGGAAAGTGGAACGGGATCGTCAACCCGTACCCCTCACAGATCCCCAAGGCGCCGGGCCGTCCGAGCGTCACCAGGGTCGCCCGGAAGGAGACCTCGGGTCTGGGCGTGGCGGCCGAGGGCAACGAGACCGGCACCGGGCGGCCGCTGTCCTTCTCCTCCTACACCCGTGACCGGCGCTTCGTCGATGTCTTCAACACCGGCTTTCTCCCTCTGGACTGGGCCGCCGAGGCGAGCCACCCCTGGGTGCGGCTGAGCACCTCCGGCGGCACGATGACCGAACAGACCCGGGTGTCGGTGGAGATCGACTGGGAGCGGGTGCCCGAGGGCGCACACGAAGCGACGGTGACCGTCACCGGTGCAGGCAGCAGCTTCGACGTACCCCTACGGGTGCTCAACGACGGGAGGCGGGCCCGTCGGCGGGCGCGCGGGTTCGTCGAGGCCCATGGGTATGTCTCGATGGACGCCGCGCACTACGACCACCGGGTGGCGCGCGGCGGGGCCCGTTGGCGGACGGTACGCGGGCTCGGCCGCCGTACGGCCGCCATGGAGGCGGCGCCTTCGACGGCGGCGCCGATCACCGAGGAACTCACCACTCGGGCACCGGAGTTGAGCTACCGGGTCCGTTTCGCCGGCACCGGGGACTTCCGGGTCACCGTCTTCCGGCTCCCCTCCCTCGACGAACGCGGCCGTCGCCGGGTCGCCCTGGCCCTCGACGACCAGCCGGTCGCCGTCCTGGCGGGACAGGCCGTCGCCACGGGCAACCGCGGCGACGCCTGGGCCCGCAACGTCGAGGACGGCATCGAGAAACTGACCACCACCGTGACCGTCACCGAACCCGGCGAACACGTCCTGCGGCTCTTCATGGTCGATCCCGCGATCGCCGTGGACCAGATCGTCATCGACACCGGCGGACTGCCCGTCACCTACCTCGCGCCGCCGGAGAGCTACCACCACTCCTTCAACCCCGATCCAGCGCCGGAGGACGCGCCGGGGCTGCCAGACACGCCGGGCCGGTAG
- a CDS encoding DNA polymerase III subunit beta family protein — protein MRSIGEMSRDSGLGVSALRFYDRAGVLVPAWVDPVSGYRWYEPEQLEEARLLARLRRAGMPLADIRLVLAAWGGVDTELVRGLLQAHLRRLELGLSDARSEFSTLRALLDHRETAPMTSLHTAIARFSVPAPELAAALDAVRFAAGTDAELPMLGGILFDIEGELLRLVATDRYRMAVAQARTTGHGGPRTQVVVPLPLADAMRALLTGNEPARLIVDGDRVTLEAGDRQTAGQSLGGEFPDYRRLVHLPAGRRVRVGTPAFRQALETAPVREGETREQDGEPYDLSVLRVAENGTVIVCDDGDDDRNNVAVNREFLLDALTAGARDELILEVGAPTAPLAIRRPDDEHAFSLLMPVRLEGQDS, from the coding sequence ATGCGCAGCATTGGAGAAATGTCCCGGGACAGTGGGCTCGGGGTGAGCGCCCTGAGGTTCTACGACCGTGCCGGAGTGCTGGTCCCGGCCTGGGTGGACCCGGTGAGCGGGTACCGCTGGTACGAACCCGAGCAGCTCGAAGAGGCTCGGCTGCTGGCCCGGTTGCGTCGGGCGGGCATGCCGCTGGCCGACATCCGGCTCGTCCTGGCCGCCTGGGGCGGCGTGGACACCGAACTGGTGCGCGGTCTTCTTCAGGCGCACCTGCGCCGTCTCGAGCTGGGGCTGTCCGATGCCCGCAGTGAGTTCTCCACGCTCCGAGCCCTACTCGACCACAGGGAGACAGCCCCCATGACCTCGCTCCACACCGCCATCGCCCGGTTCTCCGTGCCCGCGCCGGAGTTGGCCGCCGCGTTGGACGCGGTCCGTTTCGCCGCCGGTACCGACGCGGAGCTGCCGATGCTCGGCGGGATCCTGTTCGACATCGAGGGAGAACTGCTGCGCCTCGTGGCCACCGATCGCTACCGAATGGCGGTCGCGCAGGCACGCACGACCGGGCACGGCGGACCTCGGACGCAGGTGGTCGTGCCTCTTCCGCTCGCCGACGCGATGCGGGCCCTGCTGACCGGCAATGAGCCCGCCCGGCTCATCGTGGACGGTGACCGCGTGACGCTCGAGGCCGGGGACAGGCAGACAGCCGGGCAGAGCCTCGGTGGCGAGTTCCCCGACTACCGTCGCCTCGTCCACCTCCCGGCCGGTCGCAGGGTCCGCGTCGGGACGCCGGCCTTCCGTCAGGCCCTCGAGACCGCCCCGGTCCGCGAGGGCGAGACGCGTGAGCAGGACGGCGAGCCGTACGACCTGAGCGTGCTCCGGGTGGCGGAGAACGGGACCGTGATCGTCTGCGACGACGGTGACGACGACCGGAACAACGTGGCCGTCAACCGCGAGTTCCTGCTGGACGCGCTCACCGCCGGGGCCCGGGACGAACTGATCCTGGAGGTGGGCGCGCCCACGGCGCCGCTCGCGATCCGTCGGCCCGACGACGAGCACGCCTTCTCGCTTCTGATGCCGGTCCGCTTGGAGGGCCAGGACTCGTAG